A window of the Candidatus Bathyarchaeota archaeon genome harbors these coding sequences:
- the gcvH gene encoding glycine cleavage system protein GcvH produces the protein MPDNLHYSKDHLWAQIDGDKVKVGLTDYAQKALHEIVFIDVTGAGLTVTQSQTLGTVESVKAVSEMLSPVSGEVIEVNDKISSNPELVNKDPYGEGWIAIIKSPNIDADLKNLMTAEQYATYVKQLLEASRAT, from the coding sequence ATACCGGACAATTTACATTATAGTAAAGACCATTTGTGGGCTCAAATCGATGGGGATAAAGTTAAGGTTGGCTTAACCGATTATGCCCAAAAAGCCTTGCATGAAATTGTGTTTATAGATGTCACAGGTGCAGGACTAACGGTAACACAATCACAGACGTTAGGGACGGTAGAATCTGTGAAAGCTGTCTCTGAGATGCTTTCACCGGTTTCAGGGGAGGTTATCGAGGTTAACGACAAAATTTCCAGTAACCCGGAACTAGTTAACAAAGATCCCTATGGTGAGGGCTGGATTGCTATAATAAAATCTCCAAACATAGATGCGGATCTAAAAAATTTAATGACTGCCGAACAATACGCAACATATGTTAAACAACTGCTTGAAGCGAGCCGCGCAACTTAA